In Etheostoma cragini isolate CJK2018 chromosome 9, CSU_Ecrag_1.0, whole genome shotgun sequence, the following are encoded in one genomic region:
- the prrc2c gene encoding protein PRRC2C isoform X6, producing MSEKSGQSTKAKDGKTKYATLSLFNTYKGKSLETQKTAVAARHGLQSLGKVAASRRMPPPANLPSLKAENKGNDPNVNIVPKDGSGWASRPEGGEDRQQETPPPQIKPAVLQPQEPSTGGSRSWANSKSTQPDGAPRVSSHFHQEFPSLQAAGEVEKGDGQEEEPYGPGPSLRPQNVGSWREGGGRNLITAPSPSEMDNRSPEEGSTGLGTSTPPGEADESGRNVTTDVQREKRDGKERLPPSALPQAKLNGGQQPPAGVPTHFDPAFRSMMPPYMFHAYPQMTLGPGQGNFRYPVPQDGTKAPRSVRPQQHPLQSWHQDPDRPSIISATELKELDNLDTDADEGWAGAQMEVDYTEKLNFSDDEENQAAKEKRENWEWMGKVERIRSRPQDGQDGRKEGTEDRGGNKTLWADGDPRAASPGSMGQFNKSAAPQDYQGGSRSVSSGAPRVTKPQAAAAPGADEDPEAWRQKRKKAPEISEAVERARRRREEEERRMEEQRLAACAEKLKRLNEKHRQATEGKSALALTTDEAGAAQEEESSSAPAPVSSLVPSIPVSQSQAPIMQAPLPERVELDRERIEREPESVEPSVEEEAHLPRQPSPPPIQRPVATAPESQSEGESSVVEVSHLMEENQVDRTTVPIRDYFNIEDNRVDEPHLSLPHMDSPSGEEVPVAPPQLEGEAAAAMRPSLTSGYSKQFQKSLPPRFLRQQEQMKQQQWQQQHQSAGSVSPSGGGGGPAPQQQQHRSMYQPIGPHPQHLASMGFDPRWHLMMQSYMDPRMMSGRPPMDMSTNIHPGRMTPKQIVRREPGDNSSSSSDSFDHLTRPIRDHGLPSDSRMVWGSDPYPQSETLQSVTPPKGRDDNKEPRMDSGLDLDRGLQAMYPQDHSALDSHKSNFFQDPTESLSVFTQGPEDATLPLDRVPVVPAFDPEEPGLPSGEEVEALGQAMLQRSVSQGSSHSLKLDEPRFDVPPLGTKPIELQDAGERAEDKPQNELYPQAAGTSNRATPPADGLHKQEKLPLPAPIKQKADLRWGGRSGPGRREGPGGERPVRRSGPIKKPVLRDMKEEREQREEREKRHERGDRGDRSKKDQSSKAPSASATAAAAVSEGSKPQGEEKRETAEETPTGHHRVRDSQPLSGAPASSSQEEKADKLPSSDKHPEPKLPSRKESSLPPRAYRRDEREREREREREKEMDKDRDRDKDWPADSSFKARGRGEYYSRGRSYRGTYGGRSRGGRGRSRAEYNYREPRSHSDLPSVGGAAAFRNREESETRSESSDFEVIPKRRRRRGSDTDSESEGGRESASDTGPSDREPSTKPSRPLRRELPGEVRSGPHKPGFGPPHMGERVGPRGDDESRPKPGFLPKGEPSRRGRGGLYNRRGGARERGGPRSGPLRRPGARESSSQWPCKPMETFRPEDTECTPRYDNPAADRRPPKSDGKKFGDGAPQSSRERPRRSRPARPPRQDKPPRFRRLKEREAAVLASGETAQSPPVPLFPVPTAAVHSSAPSSHSHSPTLSRAPGAPVTVPAEVAATVPAPDLSSPIEAPLPETSSPTITAVGTKSPDLSNQNSSDQANEEWETASESSDFNERREREERKGALEAAHEAARASAPAPAAPQGSLTPNKSPPDGGVSQKREGAAAAKRSFSNQRPTERPNRRGNSGAKPGRSYAGGKGERRGGAKAGRKGPAAQQNSDGTAQTAGGPSQRPTKDQSGRRKDEAKQAAKKPKENALSQFDLNNYASVVIIDDHPEVTTTDDPQSSTNDDGFTEVVSRKQQKRLQDEEKRKKEEQTTQNWSKKGSGEKSRGGGGKLPPRFAKKQSSQQQQHQQQQQQQQQHQQQQQQQQQQQQQQQQQQASQSQPPVVPTSQAQQQPPISVPQHPHLAPSQPTASLQTREGTVAPLSSIPPATVDFTSKSLPPAPTQTHSTLGTELWENKVASATVLPDVKKLGPISPPQPPSVSAWNKPLTSFTGTVSSEGVKPGADGSAELAIDSIQFGAPSSAGSTDSDGVPAMLESVSENKLPAPKEQRQKQPRAGPIKTQKLPEMEPVETKEYKPGPIGKERSLKNRKAKDARGGEGEGIMEGGVPGGGVSRATDSSPPTSDTTVPELGGDIEGMITVPSAEYNSNSKESVTDYTTPSSSLADSVSTGVNKIEESLVANVALPHALPLPRRETLQQSSSLSTVSPATVDLTLKMESARKAWENSPSLEKNSPVTSSSSPITSCTSSYSTFSSASIPQIPVASVTPSTSLSGSATYTTSSLSTKTTTASDPPNICKVKPQQLQGGGLSSSSSSGSSSSFSQLGCVTTLLPQQQQTPQVYVSQSAAGSAAQIPAFYMDTSHLFSTPHPRLAPPSLAQQQGFQPGLSQPTAVQQIPIPIYAPLQGQPQHQHQHQHQHQHQHQHQHQHQHQHTHQAQLGLSTGPPVSQPQDLFSSSLQPYRSQQAFMQSSLSQPSMMLSGPSLHSYPGVQPPELGKPQSNLTYQQASSTQHIPILFEPQLNQPSGMGGSQLIDTHLLQARQGMSQHSNMYSGQVQQHGQSSYYSNTQSPSSAMQQVTVPLPSSQLSLPNFGSGGGQPLLALPPTPPQAQPPNINRQPPVSQPYRGIMGPNHSMMQPPTSKMDMDLKLFGSGMDVKPGTPPIGARSTTPTSSHYRASSTSPSSQSSKINSMLYQKQFQASSAGMRMTQHFPGQFNPQILSQPNIVSPLVRPPHVNSFAGGVQRSPMGPPMSANVGGGLMPHPRPQHPQHSQHTPRGPPGPSLAPRGTQAALKAEQDLKAKQRAEVLQSTHKFFSEQQQLKAPHVSKVSRLDQVGKNPLDISALNHQAIGERPDSDKPPISMSISTAKPIRTGPIKPQAIKPEEGK from the exons ATGTCCGAGAAGTCAGGGCAGAGCACCAAGGCAAAGGATGGCAAAACAAAGTATGCAACCCTTAGCCTCTTCAACACCTACAAGGGCAAATCTCTGGAaacccagaaaactgcag TGGCTGCTAGACATGGGCTCCAAAGTTTGGGCAAAGTTGCTGCCAGCCGGCGCATGCCCCCTCCGGCCAACCTGCCCAGCCTGAAGGCAGAGAACAAGGGAAACGACCCCAACGTCAACATTGTCCCCAAAGACGGTAGTGGCTGGGCATCTCGTCCTGAGGGAGGGGAGGACAG GCAACAGGAGACACCCCCGCCACAGATCAAACCAGCAGTCCTCCAACCACAAGAGCCTTCTACTGGGGGCAGCCGCTCCTGGGCCAACAGCAAGTCAACACAGCCAGACG GGGCTCCTCGTGTGAGCAGCCATTTTCACCAGGAGTTTCCCAGCTTGCAGGCGGCTGGTGAGGTTGAGAAAGGGGACGGTCAAGAAGAGGAGCCTTATGGACCAGGCCCCAGCCTCAGACCTCAAA ATGTTGGCAGTTGGCGAGAGGGTGGAGGCAGGAATTTGATAACTGCACCCAGTCCCTCTGAGATGGACAACAGGTCCCCGGAGGAGGGTAGCACGGGCCTTGGTACCTCTACACCACCAGGGGAAGCTGATGAGTCTGGGCGAAACGTAACCACTGATGTtcagagggagaagagggaTGGTAAGGAGAGATTGCCTCCCTCTGCCCTCCCTCAGGCTAAACTTAACGGGGGGCAGCAGCCTCCTGCTGGGGTGCCGACTCACTTTGACCCTGCTTTCAGGAGCATGATGCCACCCTAC atGTTCCACGCCTATCCACAAATGACTTTGGGCCCAGGACAAGGAAACTTCAGATACCCTGTACCACAAGATGGAACAAA GGCTCCTCGTTCAGTACGACCCCAGCAGCATCCCCTTCAGTCCTGGCACCAGGACCCAGACAGACCCTCTATCATCAGCGCAACAGAACTTAAAGAGCTGGACAATTTAGACACTGATGCTGATGAGGGCTGGGCAG GAGCTCAGATGGAGGTGGACTACACTGAGAAACTAAACTTTAGCGACGATGAGGAGAACCAAGCTgctaaagagaaaagagaaaactg GGAGTGGATGGGTAAAGTGGAGCGTATAAGATCTCGGCCACAAGACGGTCAGGACGGCAGGAAGGAGGGTACTGAGGACCGTGGGGGCAATAAAACCTTGTGGGCCGATGGTGATCCCAGAGCGGCATCACCTGGCAGTATGGGGCAGTTCAATAAGTCAGCAGCTCCACAGGACTACCAG GGTGGCAGTCGCTCTGTTAGTAGCGGAGCTCCACGTGTGACCAAACCACAGGCGGCAGCGGCACCCGGTGCCGATGAAGACCCCGAGGCCTGGCGGCAGAAGCGCAAGAAGGCTCCAGAAATTTCTGAAGCTGTAGAACGAGCGAGACGccggagagaagaagaagaacggcGAATGGAAGAACAGCGGCTTGCTGCTTGTGCTGAAAAATTAAAACGTCTCAATGAAAAACACCGGCAGGCCACTGAGGGCAAATCTGCCCTTGCTCTGACCACTGACGAAGCAGGAGCTGCCCAAGAGGAAGAGTCCTCATCAGCTCCTGCTCCTGTATCTAGTCTTGTACCTTCAATCCCAGTTTCACAATCGCAGGCCCCAATCATGCAAGCTCCTCTGCCTGAGAGGGTGGAGCTAGACAGGGAGAGGATTGAGCGAGAACCAGAGAGCGTAGAACCAAGTGTAGAGGAGGAGGCTCACTTGCCTCGTCAGCCAAGCCCGCCCCCCATCCAGCGACCTGTGGCCACAGCTCCAGAGTCtcagagtgagggagagagctCCGTGGTTGAGGTCAGCCACCTGATGGAGGAGAACCAGGTCGACAGGACAACTGTGCCTATCAGAGACTATTTCAACATAGAGGATAATAGAG TGGATGAGCCCCACTTGTCGCTGCCTCACATGGACAGCCCCAGTGGTGAGGAAGTCCCTGTTGCACCACCACAGCTGGAAGGAGAGGCAGCAGCTGCTATGCGTCCCTCTCTCACTTCAGGCTATTCCAAACAGTTTCAAAAATCTTTGCCTCCTCGTTTCCTTAGACAGCAG GAGCAGATGAAGCAGCAACAatggcaacaacaacaccagAGTGCGGGCTCTGTGTCCCCAtcaggtggtggtggtggtccAGCTCCCCAACAGCAGCAACACCGCTCCATGTATCAACCCATTGGCCCCCACCCCCAGCACTTGGCCTCCATGGGGTTTGACCCCCGCTGGCACCTCATGATGCAGTCCTATATGGACCCCAGAATGATGTCAGGACGTCCTCCAATGGACATGTCAACTAACATTCACCCTG GGAGAATGACTCCTAAGCAGATTGTGCGCAGAGAGCCTGGTGACAACTCTAGCTCCAGCTCTGACTCCTTTGACCATTTGACCCGACCAATTCGTGACCATGGCCTGCCGTCAGATTCGCGGATGGTATGGGGATCGGACCCATACCCACAGTCGGAGACATTACAGTCTGTAACTCCTCCAAAAGGAAGAGATGATAACAAGGAACCAag GATGGACTCTGGTTTGGATCTGGACAGGGGTCTTCAAGCTATGTATCCCCAGGACCACAGTGCATTGGACTCTCATAAAAGTAACTTTTTCCAGGACCCTACCGAGTCCCTGTCAGTGTTTACCCAGGGCCCAGAGGATGCAACATTGCCTCTAGACAGGGTCCCTGTAGTCCCAGCCTTTGATCCTGAGGAGCCAGGCTTACCCAGTGGGGAAGAAGTAGAAGCTCTTGGTCAAGCTATGCTCCAGAGGAGCGTCTCCCAGGGCTCAAGCCACTCCCTCAAGCTAGATGAACCCAGGTTTGATGTGCCACCCCTGGGAACAAAACCAATAGAGCTACAGGACGCAGGAGAACGGGCTGAGGATAAGCCCCAGAATGAACTCTACCCCCAGGCTGCGGGGACTAGCAACCGGGCTACACCTCCTGCTGATGGATTACACAAACAAGAGAAGCTGCCTCTGCCAGCCCCTATCAAGCAGAAAGCTGATTTGCGTTGGGGTGGAAGATCAGGGCCTGGACGCAGGGAAGGACCAGGGGGAGAGAGACCTGTTCGCAGGTCTGGGCCAATAAAAAAGCCTGTCCTGAGGGacatgaaagaagagagagagcaaagagaagagagggagaagcgTCACGAGAGAGGGGACAGAGGAGACCGGTCCAAAAAGGATCAGTCATCCAAAGCTCCTTCTGCatctgctactgctgctgctgctgtgtctgaGGGCTCCAAACCTCAGggtgaggagaagagagaaactGCAGAGGAGACACCAACTGGCCATCATAGAGTCCGAGACTCCCAGCCTTTATCTGGGGCTCCCGCTTCTTCCTCTCAGGAGGAGAAAGCAGACAAACTGCCTAGCAGTGACAAACACCCAGAACCAAAACTGCCCTCTAGGAAAGAGTCCAGTCTTCCTCCACGTGCCTACCGacgagatgagagagagagggaacggGAACGTGAGAGGGAGAAGGAAATGGACAAGGACAGAGATAGAGATAAAGATTGGCCTGCAGACTCAAGTTTTAAAGCTCGTGGTAGAGGGGAGTATTACTCCAGAGGACGGAGCTACCGGGGGACTTACGGTGGCCGAAGCAGGGGGGGTCGTGGTCGAAGTCGGGCAGAGTACAATTACAGAGAGCCCCGATCACACTCTGATTTACCTTCTGTTGGAGGTGCTGCCGCCTTTCGCAACAGGGAAGAAAGTGAAACACGCAGCGAGAGCTCAGACTTTGAGGTTATACCAAAACGAAGACGGCGCCGTGGTTCCGACACAGATTCTGAAAGTGAAGGCGGAAGAGAGTCTGCCAGTGATACCGGACCCTCTGACCGTGAGCCTAGCACCAAACCTAGCCGTCCATTGAGACGAGAGCTCCCTGGGGAGGTCCGGTCTGGGCCCCACAAGCCAGGCTTTGGGCCTCCTCACATGGGGGAAAGAGTTGGACCCAGAGGGGACGATGAAAGCCGACCCAAGCCAGGATTCCTTCCTAAAGGAGAGCCTTCTCggcgaggaagaggaggactaTACAATAGACGAGGTGGCGCCAGGGAACGTGGCGGGCCTCGCTCAGGCCCTCTTAGACGACCAGGAGCTAGAGAGTCCTCTTCTCAGTGGCCCTGTAAACCCATGGAGACATTCAGGCCTGAGGACACTGAGTGCACACCAAGGTATGACAATCCTGCCGCTGACCGAAGACCTCCCAAGTCTGATGGCAAGAAATTTGGAGATGGGGCTCCTCAGAGTAGTAGAGAAAGACCTCGTCGGTCCAGACCAGCACGGCCCCCGAGGCAAGATAAACCCCCCCGGTTTAGGCGATTGAAGGAGCGGGAGGCTGCAGTGTTAGCTAGTGGGGAAACGGCCCAAAGTCCCCCTGTCCCTCTATTCCCAGTGCCTACTGCTGCTGTCCATAGCTCTGCCCCAAGCTCTCATTCCCATTCCCCAACCTTGTCTAGGGCTCCAGGAGCCCCTGTAACTGTGCCTGCGGAAGTGGCAGCCACTGTGCCTGCACCCGACTTGTCCTCTCCTATAGAAGCACCCTTGCCTGAGACCAGCAGCCCCACCATCACTGCGGTTGGTACCAAGTCCCCTGACTTGTCCAACCAGAACTCTTCCGATCAAGCCAATGAGGAATGGGAAACTGCCTCTGAGAGCAGCGACTTTAacgaaaggagagaaagagaagaaaggaaaggagcaCTGGAGGCGGCTCATGAAGCAGCCAGGGCCTCTGCCCCGGCACCTGCAGCACCTCAGGGCTCCTTGACCCCCAATAAAAGCCCTCCTGATGGAGGGGTGAGTCAAAAACGGGAAGGGGCTGCTGCGGCCAAGAGAAGTTTCTCAAATCAGAGGCCTACCGAGAGACCGAATCGTAGAGGCAATAGTGGGGCCAAACCAGGCCGGAGTTACGCAGGGGGCAAAGGGGAGAGGAGGGGCGGGGCCAAAGCTGGTCGCAAAGG CCCTGCAGCCCAGCAGAACTCAGATGGGACAGCACAAACAGCTGGAGGACCGTCCCAAAGGCCTACAAAGGACCAGTCAGGCCGTCGTAAGGATGAAGCCAAACAGGCCGCCAAGAAGCCCAAAGAGAATGCTCTTTCTCAGTTTGATCTTAACAATTATGCCA GTGTTGTGATCATTGATGACCACCCAGAGGTCACAACTACAGATGACCCACAGTCCAGCACCAATGATGACGGCTTTACAGAGGTAGTCTCCCGCAAGCAACAAAAACGCCTGCAGGACGAAGAGAAACGGAAAAAGGAAGAGCAGACTACTCAA AACTGGAGTAAAAAAGGCTCTGGTGAAAAGAGCAGGGGAGGCGGAGGAAAGCTGCCCCCAAGATTTGCTAAAAAGCAATCATCccaacagcagcaacatcagcaacaacaacagcagcagcagcaacatcagcaacagcaacaacaacaacagcagcagcagcagcagcagcagcagcaacaggcTTCACAGTCTCAGCCTCCTGTAGTCCCCACATCTCAGGCCCAACAGCAACCCCCTATTTCGGTTCCCCAGCATCCTCACCTTGCCCCCTCCCAGCCTACTGCGTCCCTTCAAACTCGGGAAGGAACAGTGGCTCCACTTTCCTCCATCCCCCCTGCCACTGTGGACTTTACCTCTAAGAGCCTACCTCCCGCACCTACGCAGACACACAGCACTCTGGGTACAGAACTGTGGGAGAACAAGGTAGCAAGCGCCACTGTCCTTCCCGATGTCAAGAAGC TTGGTCCAATCAGCCCTCCCCAGCCACCATCTGTGAGTGCCTGGAACAAACCTCTTACCTCCTTTACTGGCACGGTCTCTTCTGAG ggTGTGAAGCCTGGAGCAGACGGCAGTGCGGAATTGGCAATAGACAGTATTCAGTTTGGTGCACCATCATCTGCAGGCAGCACTGACAGTGATGGAGTTCCAGCGATGCTAGAAAGTGTCTCTGAAAACAAACTACCTGCTCCCAaagaacagagacagaaacaaccTCGAGCTGGCCCAATCAAAACACAGAAG CTTCCTGAAATGGAACCAGTGGAAACCAAGGAGTACAAGCCAGGTCCCATTGGTAAAGAGCGCTCTTTAAAGAACCGCAAGGCCAAAGACGCACGTGGAGGAGAAGGCGAGGGGATCATGGAGGGAGGAGTCCCTGGTGGAGGTGTCAGTAGAGCCACAGACTCAAGTCCTCCCACCAGTGACACCACAGTACCAGAGCTGGGAGGAGACATTGAGGGCATGATCACAGTCCCTTCAGCAGAGTATAACAGTAACTCTAAG GAGTCCGTCACTGACTAcaccaccccctcctcctcactgGCTGACAGTGTTTCTACAGGAGTAAACAAAATAGAAGAGAGTTTGGTAGCAAAT GTGGCGCTACCCCACGCATTGCCTCTTCCAAGACGAGAGACCCTGCAGCAGAGCTCCAGCCTCAGCACTGTATCTCCTGCAACTGTTGACCTAACGCTAAAG ATGGAATCGGCTCGTAAGGCGTGGGAGAACTCCCCGAGTCTGGAGAAGAACTCTCCAgtcacttcctcttcctccccaaTCACCTCCTGTACATCCTCGTACTCTACCTTCTCCTCCGCCTCCATACCACAGATCCCTGTGGCTTCTGTTACCCCCAGCACCTCACTGTCAG GTTCTGCTACCTATACAACATCATCCCTCAGCACCAAGACCACCACAGCATCTGACCCTCCTAACATCTGTAAGGTGAAGCCCCAGCAACTGCAAGGTGGAGGTCTGTCGTCCTCCAGCAGCAGCGGTAGTAGCAGCAGCTTCTCTCAGTTGGGCTGTGTGACTACCCTCCTGCCCCAGCAACAGCAGACCCCACAGGTGTACGTCTCTCAGTCTGCAGCAG GTTCTGCAGCTCAGATTCCAGCCTTCTACATGGACACTAGCCACCTCTTTAGTACCCCCCACCCTCGCTTGGCGCCTCCCTCCCTAGCGCAGCAGCAAGGCTTCCAGCCTGGCCTCTCACAG CCGACAGCAGTCCAGCAGATTCCCATCCCTATCTACGCTCCACTGCAAGGTCAGCCACAACATcagcaccagcaccagcaccagcatcaacatcaacatcaacatcaacaccaacaccaacaccaacacacGCACCAGGCTCAGCTAGGACTCAGCACTGGTCCTCCAGTCTCCCAGCCACAGGACCTGTTCAGCTCCTCACTGCAGCCATACAG GTCCCAGCAGGCATTTATGCAGAGCAGCCTGTCACAGCCCTCCATGATGCTGTCAGGACCATCCCTGCACAGCTATCCCGGCGTGCAGCCACCGGAGCTGGGCAAGCCTCAGTCTAATCTGACCTATCAGCAGGCCTCTTCCACCCAGCACATTCCCATTCTGTTTGAGCCACAGCTCAACCAGCCCTCTGGCATGGGAGGCTCCCAGCTCATTGACACACACCTGCTGCAG GCTCGACAGGGGATGAGTCAGCATTCAAACATGTACTCGGGGCAAGTGCAACAGCATGGCCAGAGTAGCTACTATAGCAACACTCAGTCGCCTAGTTCTGCGATGCAACAG GTGACAGTCCCTCTGCCAAGTTCCCAGTTGTCCCTGCCAAACTTTGGCTCTGGTGGAGGCCAGCCCCTCCTGGCGCTGCCTCCCACTCCTCCCCAGGCCCAGCCCCCCAACATAAACCGACAGCCCCCGGTCTCCCAGCCTTACCGAGGCATCATGGGCCCCAACCACAGCATGATGCAGCCTCCAACCAGCAAG ATGGACATGGATCTAAAACTCTTTGGCAGTGGTATGGATGTAAAGCCCGGAACCCCTCCTATCGGCGCCAGGAGCACTACACCCACCTCCAGCCATTACAG GGCCAGCTCCACATCTCCTAGCAGCCAGTCCAGTAAGATCAACAGCATGCTTTACCAGAAGCAGTTTCAGGCTAGCTCTGCTGGCATGAGAATGACTCAGCATTTCCCTGGCCAATTCAACCCACAG ATTTTGTCCCAGCCCAACATCGTCTCTCCTCTGGTTCGACCTCCTCACGTCAACTCGTTTGCTGGAGGTGTCCAGCGCTCTCCCATGGGCCCTCCAATGTCGGCCAATGTGGGTGGCGGTCTCATGCCCCATCCTCGACCTCAGCATCCACAGCACAGCCAGCACACTCCCCGAGGACCTCCTGGTCCCTCGCTTGCTCCCAGAGGCACCCAGGCAGCTCTGAAGGCTGAACAGGACCTAAAG GCAAAGCAGCGGGCTGAGGTGCTTCAGTCCACTCATAAGTTCTtctcagagcagcagcagctcaagGCCCCGCATGTCAGCAAAGTGTCTCGGCTTGATCAGGTGGGGAAAAACCCGCTCGACATCTCTGCCCTGAACCACCAGGCGATAGGCGAGCGCCCAGATTCTGACAAACCCCCCATCTCCATGTCCATCTCCACGGCCAAGCCCATACGGACCGGCCCCATAAAACCGCAGGCCATCAAACCAGAAGAGGGCAAGTAA